In the genome of Lactuca sativa cultivar Salinas chromosome 3, Lsat_Salinas_v11, whole genome shotgun sequence, the window TTCACAAAGACAAAGATGACGAACACATCCACCGTCTCAAAACCCCCAAAATCTATTCTTCCTTTCTACAAGGCCTTCTTGCCGAACCCTCAACCTCTCATCAAGACCTGGAGTCTGACATTCAAGAGCTTGAGgacgaagaagacgaagaacaacAGCCGCCGCTGTCGAAACCGGACGATCATAGCAACGACGACTGGAATATTCGATCTTCCGTCGGCATGGACTGCACTCTCGACAACGAGGTATTGATATCACTTTCGTCTTCCTCCTTTTACAGTTATGTTATCAAATTTCTGTTTGTCATTACTGTTCTGAATGATTTCAATTCAATTTGGTTGTATTCAGGAAGAGGAAGATGGTTACGACAAGGTGGCATTAGGCAGGGAAGAATCTACAGATCGTTTTTACATGAGAGACGTGAACGATTATGAAGTCGAGATGGATTCCAACAATGAGCTTCCGGACTCGATCACCGATGTTATCAGGGATCCCCGAGCGAATCACATGGCTGCAAAACTCAGGCTTAAAGAAGACGAAGAATCTGCTAGAAAATTGGGGTTGCAGGTTTCCGAGAACAACAACATACAGGAATCAACAACGACGGAGAATCAGATCTCTACACCTTTTGTTCCAGATTATGTACGTAATCCTTCAAAATACACACATTATACCTTTGATTCGATGGATGATGCTGATGAAGAAACAAATAGAAAAGCTTACATGGATTTTTTCAATTTGCTGAAGGggtctggtggtggtggtggtggtgacatGGAGACTGAAGATGTTTCCATGGAGTCTCAAACATCAATTGTGTTTACTCCAAGAAAGAAGAAGTCGAGTGATGATACGATGAAGAAAAGCAAGGCAGATGCAGGATACAAGAAAGTTGTTCCTGCTGGTATTGCTGGTGAGGATGTTGAAGACAGTGTGGGGGTTTGTGTGATGGATGAAGATGAGGCTGAAATGGCAATGAATAAGCAGAGAGGTGGTCGGAGGTATAGGACGAAGGCCAGTTCTGATGTTGAATGAGTTCGAGGTATACACAGAGTGAATAGAAATTATAATATGCTACTCTTGGAACTGGGATACAGATCCATTTTCTGCTATTTATGAATTATGAAGTTGCAAGgataaaagaatatttaatttatattaaagTTACATTTGATATTTTGATCATTTAACTGTATTAATTTGTGTTCTGTTGACACACTTTTAAGTCCTTGATGCAAATTATAAAATGCTGACAACCTCAAGTTAGTGCTTTTCCTTCTTGACATGTCATCTTTTCACTTGGATTACAAAACTTGAGAAGAACATAACAAAGTTTTCTAAATGACACAAGAACAAAATCTGATATTCACAAACAGACAAAGTCAAATGAGACAAATAGCAAAAATTCTTGAACAGGTAAATTTTGACAAAAAAAACCCTTCTATATTTCTCTATTTTGTTCACCATGTATCATTTCTATTCTTCCCCCTCTTCTCATCCTCCTGTTACCATTTTTTCTCCTCTCCCTTCTCTTTCTTCCTGAAGTTTTTTCAGTAAAATCGATTCACAAGAGAAATTAGGTGGAATAAGGTAGCAGTGAATCGATTTGGAGGGTTTATTTTTGAGGTTATGAATTTGCGTTGACAGCAACATAAATAAACCCAACAACCTAATAAAAGAAATCAGATTACTGATTAGCCTTTTACCgaagaaagagaaagagattAGGAGCAGAAGTAACCGGGGAAGGAAGCCCGATATCCATATTTTTTACTGTTTAAAAGAATGGTGATGATGCTAGGTGTGCTTAATGGACATGGAtgtatgaaaaagaaaaaaaaaatagagatctcCGGAAATGGTTGGTGGTGTTTGTATCAACTCTATATATGACATTCTCCTTTAATCAAATTATCACAATGTCTCATTTATTAATCATTTGTAAATTTTTATAGTAGAAATTTTGAAAACCTCACAAAAAGTCTTATTAAAACAAAGGCATCATGCTTAGCAGCGCAGcttgttatctatttgccatcTTATTTGTATCTTATTTGTTGTACGATGATAATTAAATTAATCCATGTTATTATCAAACAAAGGCAATTCGGTAATATTCactttatgttttattttgttcTATTCTTGTCAAACATTATACAAACAATTTATCATATTCACTCTCTAGTTGCCTACCCCATCAATTCCTATTTAGGTGTGATGATGGGTCGGATATAAATGAGGTGGGGTAATTCTGGGGCAACTCCTAGCACCACCCTCTCAATGTTGAAGAAGCATGTCGCAATCAAGCACTCAATGTTTTCATCTTCTTTGCTTCAACCACATGTTTACATGATGCTTATTTGGCGAAGAACCTCTGTTGATTTTTTCTTCTTTATGCCTAATTTTTTGAAGATTCTTCTCTAAACTACCGTTGTTCCTTTTCTTTGAAGTTTAAAACGACTTCCAATGTTTTTGGACTTGTCATAAGGAAATAAACAATGCAAATAAAAAATCTGAAAAAGAAACCTAATCAGTGTGTCCTCCGATCACTTTCCGGTTGTCGGGTGGGGATTGACATGTTATTGATCTAGACTATGGATTGGGGTTGATTGGGAGGGGATTGATGTGTTGGGGCGTTGATTATTTGTTTCGTTTTGGTTGATGTTGAGTTGTTGACTACTGAATGGGAATGGACAATTGGAAACAAAAAGGATCGAATGAAAAAATATAGAACAAGTGATGTTAATCGAAAAGCTATTGAAGATTTATTTGTGTCGTTATATCTAGGGGTGCGCATATCATAACCAAAATAACCGATACAATTGAACCATACTGAAAATGGTGGTGTGGTTCTTGATTTCCATTATCCGTTTCAAATGGTTAGGTTTTGGTTTCATTTTAAAACCACCACATATATAACCGAACCGAACCACTATATatgtaataaatatataaaacatttaaaaatataaaatatattatataataaataatGATATTACAAATGAGAACTATGTAGAGAGATACTCTTCCTCTAATCCTCTTCCATTTTCTTTCTCTTTGACCTTTCTTCTCATTATAATCATAACTATATGATTTAGATATATTGTTACTTGGTCTAAGATTAGCATTGCAAATATAAAATGAAACCCGAGAGCATCTCCGAaatctgcaactttcctgatgtcttccccaaAGACATTCCAGGGATTTCTTCCGAATGTCAAGTTGAATCCCGTATCGACTTGATCCACGGAACTACCCTTATAACTAAATCTCCGTATTGTCTAGAGCCGACGAAAATGTGAGAGTTATTCAGCCAGCGCAATGAGATGAGCATCAAGGAGTTCGTAAGTTTATTGCATGTGAACTTTATTGTGTTCAAACCTTTTCTATTCTTGCTAGGACCACATCATGGGGATGTGGGTCGAATCAATGAGAGCCAGATAGCAAAACGGGAAATCTTATTGAATAGATAAACATTTAGGATACATCCAGAGGCAACCATCGTTGCTCATAAGCTTCTTTTCTTGACATGTGGCAgatcatgcctccgaagaaacatAACCAACCCACCGGTAAGACGCCGATCCTCCAGGTGGACttagctacgttccaagctactGTCACAACAGTCGTAGCAGCCGCCCTAGCTGTTCTTAACGCTAACAACACAAATGAGGGCGGAAGTGTTAATGGCAATCCAAATCTTGGTGATAACCAATTTCAACAACAAGTGCCCACAAGGAAGGAAACACTTGATCTTAAACCTAACATCCTGAAGCGAAAGTTCAAAGGAAGTTGTTCAACCCAAGGACCTATTGAAAGGCAACGAACTGGGGCATTTAACACCCCAGCCAACCCTGCTGTTCCAATACCAACC includes:
- the LOC111897558 gene encoding uncharacterized protein LOC111897558 isoform X2, which codes for MEDSFKVRVDRAFGSLEASSSSTIKSTSSSLSSLWCLTDEEIKRNEWIQDKITVHKDKDDEHIHRLKTPKIYSSFLQGLLAEPSTSHQDLESDIQELEDEEDEEQQPPLSKPDDHSNDDWNIRSSVGMDCTLDNEEEEDGYDKVALGREESTDRFYMRDVNDYEVEMDSNNELPDSITDVIRDPRANHMAAKLRLKEDEESARKLGLQVSENNNIQESTTTENQISTPFVPDYGSGGGGGGDMETEDVSMESQTSIVFTPRKKKSSDDTMKKSKADAGYKKVVPAGIAGEDVEDSVGVCVMDEDEAEMAMNKQRGGRRYRTKASSDVE
- the LOC111897558 gene encoding uncharacterized protein LOC111897558 isoform X1 — encoded protein: MEDSFKVRVDRAFGSLEASSSSTIKSTSSSLSSLWCLTDEEIKRNEWIQDKITVHKDKDDEHIHRLKTPKIYSSFLQGLLAEPSTSHQDLESDIQELEDEEDEEQQPPLSKPDDHSNDDWNIRSSVGMDCTLDNEEEEDGYDKVALGREESTDRFYMRDVNDYEVEMDSNNELPDSITDVIRDPRANHMAAKLRLKEDEESARKLGLQVSENNNIQESTTTENQISTPFVPDYVRNPSKYTHYTFDSMDDADEETNRKAYMDFFNLLKGSGGGGGGDMETEDVSMESQTSIVFTPRKKKSSDDTMKKSKADAGYKKVVPAGIAGEDVEDSVGVCVMDEDEAEMAMNKQRGGRRYRTKASSDVE